The following DNA comes from Raphanus sativus cultivar WK10039 unplaced genomic scaffold, ASM80110v3 Scaffold0309, whole genome shotgun sequence.
TTCAGATAAGGATACGAGAAGCTGCCACTTACAGAGGAAGTATGTTGTGGCTGTTGTTGTGGACGATGTGATGAATATGTTTCCCCCAAGTTGAAACCACCAGATCTACCCATCTGCATAGTTACAATATCAAAAACACATATTACCCCATAATGTAACCACATCAATTGGAAAAAACGGGAGAACATTTTCCTAATAACGAAACAGTTTAAAGCTTACAGGAAAGTTTTGGGAGTGCATCATTGACATAGCATTGTCATGGAGTTGTTCTTTCTGATGCATGTCCATTGGATAATCAGAGCTACCACCTGCGAAAAATCTATTACGCTTGTGAATGATATATAGCAGGTTTAGCTTATAGCATTTTGAAACACATGCGTCGGGAACATCTTGGAATCTTTCTGATGCAACAagctataaaaaataaaagcagtAAAGGAATTTCATGAACTTCCTAAGCATTTAGAGCATCTGGAAATGCGCTTTATTGAAACTCTGGTGAATAGCACATGGGAGGAACTTTTAACAATAGAAAAACTTTTTGACATTAAAAGACCAGCACCTTTATATCCAGGTAGGGCTGGGAAGTCCTCATTTTGAATGCGGAACTCCTGATTTTGTTGCGCAAGTGGGACTCCTAAACCTTGTTTCCTCAAAGAACCTAGAAACACCACCACAAAGAGTATAAGTGAACAAAACATGAAatgaaaatactttttttcCAAGACTTAAATCATATTAAgtataagaattttaaaatatcttcagCTAAACTGACTACCGAGTTGTCCTTGAGTGCCACCAGCAGAACCAGGACGACTTGTCAGCTGGGGGAAATCGTTATTGATGTCAAAAAGTGAACTGTCGTTAGAGTGATCACCGAGCATCATATTGTTAACTGACTGAAGATGGTTCTGCGAAAGTTGGCCGCCACCAGTATGGTAGGAATTCCCCAGCATAGACATGACCTGAGATCCTGtaccattaaaattttgcagTCAGATTTTTACTATCTCTACATACAGCAGCTGCGCTAGCTTATTGCATACTCACGTAAATAAGATTGTCAAGTGTAAAATAAACAAACTCGTCTTACAAACTCCATACAATCCCAGAGTATGTGAGCTGAAACTCTACCTATACTCATAGTCTCAAAAAGTATAGAACACAAAAGCAAAAAGAAGCCCAAATGCCAAACTGGTGATATGATTTCTTCCTCAAACAGTTATTATTTCAGGTTGCTATTAAGAAATGATTATTTCACTTATCAACAGCACTTCCTAGTTACTATACCAACGACCCATaaacataaaagtaaaaaaaaaaagtgacttCCATAGTTCCTTGATTAGACAATGGAAAGAAGTGGATAAAGCATAAAGACCTTGAGGAAGTCCACCCATCATGCGGTTCTGTCCCTGAACACCTAATCCGGATCCGCTATTACCGGCCATCAGTCTAGACGCCGAAAGACCAGGAAGAGACAACCCACCGGAGCTGATATTCCTCAAGTTACCTCCACCAACCATGTTCCCCATCGAATTTGTTGTTATCCGAGGACCAGCGTTTCCCAATAGCTGGGACATTCCCATCTGAACACTACTCCGGTTACCAAGTCCTGGAGAAGTGGAGAGGATCCCAGGAACAGAACCAGCACCTCCATTGACGTTACTACTAAAACCAGGGTTGCCAACATTAATCCCTCCTCTATTTGGGATTCCCGAGTGCCCATGTGAGCTATTATGAGACAACTACAGAACAACCATTGATAATATATCAGATAAAGACTAAGAAAAAAGAGCTGATGTTTGGACAGAATACTAAACCAAGATGCACCTGAGAGAGAGGAACAGGGAGGTTACTGGAAGCAAATCTTCCACTGGAAAAACTCCCATTAGGTTGTTGTTGTACACCGGGAGATGGGATACTATTCATACTTGAGTTTCTTGACGAAAGTGTACCTTGAAGGTTATAACTCCCATGAAGGGTATGAAGTCCCTGAAGATTCCCTGCAacgaaagaaaaaacataagttCAGATTTAAGAAATCATCAGTACAGagcaaaatatataaaaaaaaaggtgtCAAGGTAAGTATCACACACCACCAGAATGATGAAAAGCAGGAGAAGGTGCACCAGACTGTCCGGAATAGGAACCAGGAAAAGATCTGCCGGACCCATCTGGCAAATTGGAAGCTGAAGCATTGAGAGATGACTGCAAAGGCAACAACACAAGAAAGAATTAGTGGTGCACAAGATTAAACAAAATGAGATAAAAATTGTGAAAAAGAAGGTATACATGAAGGTTTGACATTTGCAGGAGCTGGAAATGAAATCACGCGAGACAAAAGATCATTCGGTAACGAGAAACAATCTGAAAATGAATACACAAAAACACACAAGTTAAAAAGCCTGGGAAGGGACAGAACTGACAAAGTTCACAGTCAAAATAAAACTGGCACATGAAACAATACATAGATCTTTTTAAACTACAATGGTGCAAGTACCAGAAGAGTTTTACAGAGTATAGCTACATAAACAAATCGGCTAATGTCAACTGGGAGATAAAATGAATCAGCCAGCAAACAAGAAATAAGCTTCGGGGAAaacaaaatgtaaaactatCTAAATTGACAAAGGAtccaattttcaaaaaagaaaaaaaaaaaaaccaatcaACAGAAGAGGAACTCCTGGGACAGAGTAACACAAGAGCTAGGTCGATGTGATAATTTGAATAGTGAAAGAAGGAAATTgaagtaggaaaaccctaaagAATCGCGAGATTTATGTTCACAGACACTCACACAGTACAAAAAGGAGGATGAGGAGGGAGAGGGTAGCAGTGAGGGATTCGCGAACAGTGGGTGATGAATCGAAGAAAATGGATTTGAGAATCGGAACAAAAGATTTATATGGTGCGGCAAAAAAGCCGAGATTTTGATCGCTACCCTAAATCGAAAACTGATGTAGAGAAGGGAAGAGAACTAGCAAGATTTAGAATTATGGTAACccaatatattattaaattttttttttgggacga
Coding sequences within:
- the LOC108847801 gene encoding probable NOT transcription complex subunit VIP2, whose translation is MSNLHSSLNASASNLPDGSGRSFPGSYSGQSGAPSPAFHHSGGNLQGLHTLHGSYNLQGTLSSRNSSMNSIPSPGVQQQPNGSFSSGRFASSNLPVPLSQLSHNSSHGHSGIPNRGGINVGNPGFSSNVNGGAGSVPGILSTSPGLGNRSSVQMGMSQLLGNAGPRITTNSMGNMVGGGNLRNISSGGLSLPGLSASRLMAGNSGSGLGVQGQNRMMGGLPQGSQVMSMLGNSYHTGGGQLSQNHLQSVNNMMLGDHSNDSSLFDINNDFPQLTSRPGSAGGTQGQLGSLRKQGLGVPLAQQNQEFRIQNEDFPALPGYKGGSSDYPMDMHQKEQLHDNAMSMMHSQNFPMGRSGGFNLGETYSSHRPQQQPQHTSSTGGLQGLGLRPLNSPNPVSSNGYDQLIQQYQQQRQNQSQFPVQQMSSMNQFRDSELKSAQAEADPFCLLGLLEVLNGSNPELTSLALGIDLTTLGLDLNSTGKLYKTFASPWTNEPAKTEVEFTVPSCYYATPPPPLTRASFKRFSYELLFYTFYSMPKDEAQLYAADELYERGWFYHKELRLWFFRVGEPLVRTAAYERGTYECLDPNSFKTVRKEHFVVQYEHMEKRPSLLQH